In Victivallis sp. Marseille-Q1083, the genomic stretch GAATTATATGGAAAAGATTGACGGACGGGCTTACTGAGCAAGCAGAAACGAGGTAAAAATGTTGTGCAGTCATCTGGAACGGCGTGAACGCCGTGCATTTCTGGCTCTGGCCGGCGGCGAAATTTTTCGCGGCTGGAGTTTCGGCGCCCCGGTCGACCGGGTCGGAGAACTGGTGTTCAATACCGGCATGTCCGGCTATCAGGAGATCGTTTCCGATCCTTCCTACGCCGGACAGTTCGTCACGCTGACGGCACCGGAGATCGGCAATTACGGCTGCAATGCCGCGGATATGGAGTCGCGCAGTTTATTTCTCAACGGGTTGGTCGTCCATGAACTGAATGAACCGTCCAACTATCGTTCGGAGATTTCCCTGGCCGGGCTGCTGCGGAATTACGGAGTGCCGGCCATCGCCGGCGTGGATACCCGGCGTTTGACGCTGCTGCTCCGCTCCCGCGGCACCCAGAAAGCGTTTCTGCATGTTTCCGGAGCCGCGGTCTCCGAGCCGGAGGCCGTCGAGCACGCCCGCGCCTGGTGCGGACTCGACCGGCAGGATTATGCGGCGCGGGTGTCGACCGAAGCGCCGTATGACTGGAACCATACCGGGAAATACCGGGTCATTGTTCTGGATTATGGAATCAAGCACAACATTTTACGCCAGTTGGCCGCCCATGATATGCAGATTACGGTAATGCCGGCTGCCACCGGTGCCCGCGAAATCCTCAAGGCCCGTCCGGACGGCGTTTTCCTTTCCAACGGTCCGGCCGACCCGTCTGCCGTCAAGTACGCGATTCAGGCGGCGCGGGAATTGATCGGCAAGGTGCCTTTGATGGGGATTTGCCTGGGACATCAACTGCTGGGTCTGGCGTTGGGGGCCGCCTGCGGCCGGCTGAAATTCGGCCACCACGGCTGTAACCATCCGGTGAAGAATTTGACGACCGGCGCGGTAGAGATCACTTCGCAGAATCACAATTTCGCCCTGCAGCGCGAATCGCTGCCGGGATGTGTGGAATTGACCCATTTGAATTTGAACGACAATACTGTCGAAGGGTTGCGTCACCGGACCGAGCCGGTGTTCAGTGTACAATACCATCCGGAAGCGGCGCCGGGGCCGCACGATTCGGGGTATTTGTTTCGACAGTTTCAGCAATTGATGGAGCAGTGAAAATTATGACAAAACATATTTTCGTCACCGGCGGGGTGGTTTCCAGTCTGGGCAAGGGCATTACCGCCGCCAGCCTGGCTTTTCTGTTGAAACAGCGCGGTTACCGGGTGGCCATGCAGAAACTTGATCCGTATTTGAACGTCGATCCGGGCACGATGAGTCCGTATCAGCACGGTGAGGTATTCGTCACCGACGACGGGGCGGAAACCGATCTGGACTTGGGGCATTATGAACGTTTCGCCGAGATCGATTGTTCGAGGGCGAGCAATTACACTTCCGGCCGGATTTACGGCAGCGTCATCGCCCGGGAACGTTCCGGCGGCTATCTGGGCGCCACGGTCCAGGTGATTCCGCATGTGACCAACGAAATCAAAGCGGCGATGCGGTCGCTGCACGCGCCGGATATCGATGTGGCGATCACCGAAATCGGCGGCACTGCCGGCGATATCGAGTCGTTGCCGTTTCTGGAGGCGGCCCGGCAGTTCATCTTTGAAGCCGGCCGCGGCAATGCGATTTTCATCCATCTGACGCTGGTGCCTTATATTCGGGCGGCCAAGGAGTTGAAGACCAAGCCGTCGCAGCATTCGGTGGCGACGCTGCGCAGCATCGGCATTGCGCCGGATGTGCTGGTCTGCCGGACCGAAGTGCCGTTGGAACCGGATCATTTTGAAAAGTTGGCGATGTTCTGCAATGTTTCCGCCGATCTGGTTATCGAGGAATTGGATGTCAGGCACTCCATCTATGAGGTGCCGCCGGAGTTGGCCGGACAGCAACTGGATGTCAAAGTGCTTGAGTTGCTGCGTTTGCCGGCCGGCAAGCTGGACCTGACTCGATACAACGATTGGCTGAATAAAGTTTTGCACCGCCGCCGGCATTGCACGATAGCCGTGGTCGGCAAATACATCAGACACCAGGATGCTTATAAAAGCGTTTACGAGGCGCTGGACCACGGCGGCATCGCCCATGATGCGGAGGTGGAGTTCCGCCGGATTGAAGCGGAGGAGCTGGAACGGGGCAACCCGGCGGAGTTGCTGGGGGAGTGCGACGGTATTCTGGTTCCCGGCGGCTTCGGCGACCGCGGCGTGCCGGGCAAAATCGTCGCGGTGGAATATGCCAGAACCCACGACATCCCGTTTCTGGGAATCTGTCTGGGCATGCAGTGCGCAGTCATCGAATTCGCCCGGCATGTGGCCGGCCTGAGCGGCGCGAACAGTACCGAATTCGACCCGTCCACGCCATATCCGGTCATCGAACTGCTCGATGAACAGCGCCAGGTGACCGCCAAAGGCGGCACCATGCGGCTGGGACAATTTCCCTGCCAGTTGAAAAATGGCAGCCGGAGTGCCGGTTTGTATCGGGCGGAAGCCGTCGGAGAACGGCATCGGCATCGTTATGAATTCAACCCGGCCTACCGGGCCGAACTGGAAAATGCCGGACTGGCGGTCGCCGGAACTTCGCCGGATGACAAACTGGTCGAGATCGTCGAATTGCCCGCGTTGCGTTACTTCATCGGCTGCCAGTTTCATCCGGAATTCAAATCGCGGCCGCGTCAGGCGCATCCGCTGTTCGCCGGATTGATCGCTGCGGCAATGCAATATCAGGAGGAGAAGGAAACATGCCGAAACGGACGGATTTGAGGAAAATTATGCTGATCGGCTCCGGGCCGATCGTCATCGGGCAGGGCTGCGAGTTCGATTATTCGGGCGTACAGGCCTGCAAAGTATTGAAAAAGGAGGGCTTCGAAGTCATTCTGGTCAACAGCAATCCGGCGACGATCATGACCGATCCGGAATTTGCCGACCGTACCTACATCGAACCGCTGAACTGCGATATCCTGCATGAGATCATCCGGCGGGAACGACCGGACGCGCTGTTGCCGACGCTGGGCGGCCAGACGGCGTTGAACCTGGCGATGGAATTGCACGATCGCGGCATTTTGAAGCGGTATCAGATCGAATTGATCGGCGCTGATGCCGAGGCGATCAAACGGGCGGAAGACCGCCAGTTGTTCAAGCAGACGATGCAGGGCATCGGCCTGGAACTGCCGCGTTCCGGCGCCGCGCATTCGCTGCAGGAAGCGCTGGCGATTGCCGAAACGATCGGCAGTTGGCCGCTGATCATCCGGCCAGGCTTTACGCTTGGCGGCACCGGCGGCGGCATCGCCCTCTGCCGAGACGAGTTCATCGAAATTGTCAACCGCGGTCTGGCGGCCAGTTTGAACACCGAAGTGTTGATCGAAGAATCGCTGCTCGGCTGGAAGGAATTCGAGCTGGAAGTGATGTGCGACCGCCGCGGCAATGCGGTGATCGTCTGCTCGATCGAAAACCTTGATCCGATGGGCGTTCATACCGGCGACTCGATTACGGTGGCGCCGATTCAAACCCTGACCGATGTCGAATACCAGTTGATGCGGGATCGCAGCTTGCAGGTGATGAAGGCGATCGGCATCGCCACCGGCGGTTCGAATGTCCAATGGGCGGTCAATCCGGTCGATGGCCGTCAGATCATCATCGAGATGAATCCGCGGGTGTCGCGTTCTTCGGCGCTGGCCAGCAAAGCGACCGGTTTTCCGATCGCGAAAATTGCCGCACTGCTGGCGGTCGGATATTCGCTGGATGAATTGCTGAACGATATTACCGGGGAAACTCCCTGTTGTTTCGAACCGGCTCTGGACTACATCGTCACCAAAATTCCCCGCTTTACTTTCGAGAAGTTTCCGAAAGCTGACAATACGCTGGGGACGCAGATGAAATCGGTCGGCGAAGCGATGGCGATCGGCCGTTCGTTCAAGCAGTCGTTTCAGAAGGCGCTGCGTTCGCTGGAAACCGGCCGGGCCGGCTTCGGCGCCGACGGCAAGGACCGGGTTCACGAGCAGTTGGACGATGAAAGTTTGGCGGCGGCGTTGCGCAAACCGCATGCCGAGCGGATTTTTGCCGTGCATGCCGCCTTGAAACGGCAATGGTCGATCGAGGCGATTTTCGAGTTGACCCGGATCGACCGTTATTTCCTGCGGCATCTGGCCGAGCTGGTGGAGCTGGAAAACGAACTTGGTTCGGTCGGTTCACTGGCCCGTTTGCAGCAGGATGTGGCGCTGTTCCGGCAGGCCAAGCAGTTCGGTTATTCCGACCGGCAGTTGGCCTGGCTGCTGCATTCCGACGAAGTGGCGGTCCGGGCGGCGCGCAAAGCATTGAAGCTGGAACCGACCTATTCGCTGGTCGACACTTGCGCCGGAGAGTTCGAAGCGCAGACCACTTATTACTACTCCACTTACGGAGAATATTCCGAGCCGGTGAAGCCGCGCGGCAGCCGCAAATCAATCATGATTCTCGGCGGCGGTCCGAACCGGATCGGGCAGGGCATCGAATTTGACTATTGTTGCGTACATGCCGCCTTCGCACTGCGGGAAGCGGGGTGCGAAAGCATCATGGTCAACAGCAATCCGGAGACGGTGTCGACCGACTACGATACCAGCGATAAGCTTTACTTCGAACCGTTGACGTTGGAAGACGTCATGCAGGTATATGAACGGGAACAGTGCGATGGCGTCATCGTCCAGTTCGGCGGCCAGACGCCGTTGAATCTGGCCCAGCAGTTGAAAGCCGCCGGCGCCAACGTCATCGGCACCAGTCCGGACGATATCGACGCGGCCGAAGACCGGGATTTCTTTCAACAATTGGTGACCCGGCTGGGAATCCGGCAACCGGAACACGGCATCGCCGAGAGCGTCGACGAGGCGATCGCCATCGCCGGCCAAATCGGTTATCCGGTGCTGGTGCGTCCTTCCTTCGTGCTGGGCGGGCGCGGCATGGTCATCGTTTACCGTGAAAAATATCTGCGAAAATTTGTCGAAGAGGCAACCATGGTATCGCCGGGGAAACCGATTTTGATCGACCGGTTTCTGGAGGACGCCACCGAACTCGATGTCGATTGCATTTCCGACGGCAAAACGACGGTCATCGGCGCGATTATGGAACATGTGGAACCGGCCGGCATCCATTCCGGCGATTCGGCCAGCGTCATTCCGCCGATGACATTGTCGCAGCCGGTGCTGGACAAAATTCACCGCTATGCCTACGATCTGGCCCGGGAACTGCGGGTCTGCGGCTTGATGAACATCCAGTTTGCCGTCAAAAGCGACGAAATCTACATCATTGAGGTCAATCCGCGCGCTTCCCGTACGGTACCGTTCGTCAGCAAAGCGGTCGGGGTGCCGCTGGCCCGTCTGGCGACGCGCTGCATGATCGGCGAAAGCCTGGAATCGCTCGGTCTGATCAAAGAAGTCCAAATTCCTTATACGGTAGTCAAAGAGGCGGTATTTCCGTTCGTCAAGTTCCCGGGCGTGGATATCGTCCTGAGTCCGGAGATGAAGTCGACCGGGGAAGTGATGGGCATCGACCAGGATCGCGGCCTGGCGTATCTGAAGTCACAGCTGGCGGCGGGAAATGCGCTGCCGACCAGCGGCAGCATCTTCATCTCCCTGCGTGACGAAGATAAAGCGCCGGCGGTGGAACTGGTGCGGGAGCTGACCCGGCTCGGCTTCAAAATCTATGCGACGCGCGGTACTTCGACGATGCTCTACGACGCCGGAATTCCGGCCCGGGCCGTTTTCCGGATTTCCCGTGGCCGGCCCAACCTGCTGGATCTGGTCGAGGCCGGTAAAATTCAGTGGATCATCACCTCGGCGGAAAGCGGCGCCGAAGCGATGGTCGATGAAATCCAGATGCGTTCCCAGGCGGTGATCCACGGCATTCCGATTACGACGACGCTGGCCGGCATGGCTGCGGCGGTGGAAGGCATCCGCGATCAACTCGATTTCGGCCGGCTCGAAGTCTGCAGCTTGCAGGAATACCACCGGCACGTCGAGCATGGAGCCCTGTCTTGAACGGTCATTGCCGTTCGGCGGCGGTCCGGGAGCGGGCCCGGTAACTTTTGATCCGTTCCGCCGCGTTGGCGGCCAGGTTGCGGTAAAAGAAATAAAGATCGTTCATATGATAAATGCCGTGGCCCATGATTCTGGCGTCGTATTGGTCCGGTTCGGCCAATTCGACGAGCAGGACGCCGCGTTCGGGATCGACGGCGGCACCGCAGAATTCCGGCACGACGGCGGTCACCTTGTTATGACCGTCGAAGAATACCGCGCCCAGGTTTTCTTCGGCGGCTGCCGGAGTGCCGTCCGTCCGCCAGTTGAGCGGGTTGATGCAGACGGCTGCCGGTTTTTCGAATGGCGACGGCGCGGCGTCGGGTGCGACGGTGTTGTAGGAAACAATCACGCCGGTGTCCGTCGCCGCCGCTGCCGCCGTCAAATGCGGAAATGCTTTCAACTCTTCCGGGGTGATTGCCACGCCGATCAGGTAGGCGGCAATCAACTTGTCCTGCAACTCCGGCCGTTGAAATTCCCGCTCCATCAGCATCAGGAGATCCATGGCCCCCTGGCTGTGCCCCAATAAAATGAAGGGACGGCCTTCATTGTAATGAGCCAGGTAGTACAGAAACGCCTGGCGGACATCTTCGGCGCCGACCGCCATGGCGCAGTAATCCGGTTTTTCCAGTTGCAGCGCTTCCATCGCCCGGTAAAATTCCAGTTGGCGGCAGTATGGGGCGTAAACATTGCCCAGCCCGGCGAAGATCCCGGTTTGCTGATCGGTGATGTCTCCGGTCTTCCGGCGTAATTTTTTGTCGTCGAAATGCATCAGTGGCTGCTCCCGATCGGCGACGACGGTCGGATAGACATAGAAAATATCGACCGGCAGCAGCTCCTGGTCCGGCTCCGGAAGCCGGACCCAGTTGGCAGGATCGCTGTAATCGACTGCCGCAATTTCACCGGTTGCTGCCGCCCGTGCCGGCGGAAGGGCCAACTCGCCGGAAAATGAGACGGTGAAGAATAATAGAACGACAAAATAACGGAACAATTTCATAATACTTCCTTTCCGGCAGTTCAACGACTCCGACTCCACCCGAATGAACAACTTTGCGGATAATTTAGCACCGGATCGGCGGATTGAAAACGGCAACCTGGAATCGGCGGCAAAAGATTTTACAATTGTATATGAAAAAGCGACAATCGTACCTTTTTTTTCGAAGGAAAACGCCTACATTGAAAATTGGAAAAAGTGACCGGGAGCCTGGGTGAAAAATAAGTTGTAAATTTCGGAGACAAAGTAATGAAAAAAATACTGTGGTCCGGAGTGACCCTGCTGGTATCTGCCGGAATGGCCGTCGCATCGCTGGCCGCGAATGAGGCGGATGGCCGTTTTGCCGAAACTGTTTTGTCCGACTGGGAAAATGACCGGTTGTCGATTGCCGGCGAGTGGTCGGTGACGCTGCCGGACGATCCGGTCCTTTATCCGGTGCAATTGCCCGGCAGTCTGGATGAGGCT encodes the following:
- a CDS encoding CTP synthase, producing MTKHIFVTGGVVSSLGKGITAASLAFLLKQRGYRVAMQKLDPYLNVDPGTMSPYQHGEVFVTDDGAETDLDLGHYERFAEIDCSRASNYTSGRIYGSVIARERSGGYLGATVQVIPHVTNEIKAAMRSLHAPDIDVAITEIGGTAGDIESLPFLEAARQFIFEAGRGNAIFIHLTLVPYIRAAKELKTKPSQHSVATLRSIGIAPDVLVCRTEVPLEPDHFEKLAMFCNVSADLVIEELDVRHSIYEVPPELAGQQLDVKVLELLRLPAGKLDLTRYNDWLNKVLHRRRHCTIAVVGKYIRHQDAYKSVYEALDHGGIAHDAEVEFRRIEAEELERGNPAELLGECDGILVPGGFGDRGVPGKIVAVEYARTHDIPFLGICLGMQCAVIEFARHVAGLSGANSTEFDPSTPYPVIELLDEQRQVTAKGGTMRLGQFPCQLKNGSRSAGLYRAEAVGERHRHRYEFNPAYRAELENAGLAVAGTSPDDKLVEIVELPALRYFIGCQFHPEFKSRPRQAHPLFAGLIAAAMQYQEEKETCRNGRI
- a CDS encoding DUF3089 domain-containing protein; the encoded protein is MKLFRYFVVLLFFTVSFSGELALPPARAAATGEIAAVDYSDPANWVRLPEPDQELLPVDIFYVYPTVVADREQPLMHFDDKKLRRKTGDITDQQTGIFAGLGNVYAPYCRQLEFYRAMEALQLEKPDYCAMAVGAEDVRQAFLYYLAHYNEGRPFILLGHSQGAMDLLMLMEREFQRPELQDKLIAAYLIGVAITPEELKAFPHLTAAAAATDTGVIVSYNTVAPDAAPSPFEKPAAVCINPLNWRTDGTPAAAEENLGAVFFDGHNKVTAVVPEFCGAAVDPERGVLLVELAEPDQYDARIMGHGIYHMNDLYFFYRNLAANAAERIKSYRARSRTAAERQ
- the carB gene encoding carbamoyl-phosphate synthase large subunit — its product is MPKRTDLRKIMLIGSGPIVIGQGCEFDYSGVQACKVLKKEGFEVILVNSNPATIMTDPEFADRTYIEPLNCDILHEIIRRERPDALLPTLGGQTALNLAMELHDRGILKRYQIELIGADAEAIKRAEDRQLFKQTMQGIGLELPRSGAAHSLQEALAIAETIGSWPLIIRPGFTLGGTGGGIALCRDEFIEIVNRGLAASLNTEVLIEESLLGWKEFELEVMCDRRGNAVIVCSIENLDPMGVHTGDSITVAPIQTLTDVEYQLMRDRSLQVMKAIGIATGGSNVQWAVNPVDGRQIIIEMNPRVSRSSALASKATGFPIAKIAALLAVGYSLDELLNDITGETPCCFEPALDYIVTKIPRFTFEKFPKADNTLGTQMKSVGEAMAIGRSFKQSFQKALRSLETGRAGFGADGKDRVHEQLDDESLAAALRKPHAERIFAVHAALKRQWSIEAIFELTRIDRYFLRHLAELVELENELGSVGSLARLQQDVALFRQAKQFGYSDRQLAWLLHSDEVAVRAARKALKLEPTYSLVDTCAGEFEAQTTYYYSTYGEYSEPVKPRGSRKSIMILGGGPNRIGQGIEFDYCCVHAAFALREAGCESIMVNSNPETVSTDYDTSDKLYFEPLTLEDVMQVYEREQCDGVIVQFGGQTPLNLAQQLKAAGANVIGTSPDDIDAAEDRDFFQQLVTRLGIRQPEHGIAESVDEAIAIAGQIGYPVLVRPSFVLGGRGMVIVYREKYLRKFVEEATMVSPGKPILIDRFLEDATELDVDCISDGKTTVIGAIMEHVEPAGIHSGDSASVIPPMTLSQPVLDKIHRYAYDLARELRVCGLMNIQFAVKSDEIYIIEVNPRASRTVPFVSKAVGVPLARLATRCMIGESLESLGLIKEVQIPYTVVKEAVFPFVKFPGVDIVLSPEMKSTGEVMGIDQDRGLAYLKSQLAAGNALPTSGSIFISLRDEDKAPAVELVRELTRLGFKIYATRGTSTMLYDAGIPARAVFRISRGRPNLLDLVEAGKIQWIITSAESGAEAMVDEIQMRSQAVIHGIPITTTLAGMAAAVEGIRDQLDFGRLEVCSLQEYHRHVEHGALS
- the carA gene encoding glutamine-hydrolyzing carbamoyl-phosphate synthase small subunit, which gives rise to MLCSHLERRERRAFLALAGGEIFRGWSFGAPVDRVGELVFNTGMSGYQEIVSDPSYAGQFVTLTAPEIGNYGCNAADMESRSLFLNGLVVHELNEPSNYRSEISLAGLLRNYGVPAIAGVDTRRLTLLLRSRGTQKAFLHVSGAAVSEPEAVEHARAWCGLDRQDYAARVSTEAPYDWNHTGKYRVIVLDYGIKHNILRQLAAHDMQITVMPAATGAREILKARPDGVFLSNGPADPSAVKYAIQAARELIGKVPLMGICLGHQLLGLALGAACGRLKFGHHGCNHPVKNLTTGAVEITSQNHNFALQRESLPGCVELTHLNLNDNTVEGLRHRTEPVFSVQYHPEAAPGPHDSGYLFRQFQQLMEQ